One region of Labrus mixtus chromosome 1, fLabMix1.1, whole genome shotgun sequence genomic DNA includes:
- the LOC132979870 gene encoding retinoblastoma-like protein 2, protein MAATGPGCFAPSDCLTAIFRECSRDPTEVIRTRLRRLLNTFLQHHRNVAGNEGTNELAGRCCHQAGIWYYRILEKNAIRERKRLGITDISSILNNELYQCCLVACCLEMAKSSNNLPCDFPLLLQIFRLAPYHFRKVIEPVLQVRDGLSRTVYRHLAQMNEKILESLAWTSDSPLWEDIRANGGRLPTCQQVMPPNSLEDPSRTVLQPDENLPGVPANHDQQPSAEDRPPIGMSLSVFARKVYMLMSSRLKDICSKLGLSDELRLKIWTCFEHSVVHFTDVMADRHLDQLFMCAVYIIAKITCMDLPFKRIIVCYMSLPLASRNVYKDVLISGRNTENSPIGNNNPSLTPHTPSAHYPAPRQEDRGNLINFYNQVYMPKMKDLAMQFAPPPGVSTPPLTLLPQQYRASPHRYRPSSSHNIYISQYNREAAPQRAPGLTYTFNSDNSERLHHINNVVSGRIPSRRPHVASSMNGAEEVEGDDGPPIRRRRLDRPSAFHRRLRDVVNDRVAGRDQGQPPALE, encoded by the exons ATGGCAGCCACAGGACCAGGCTGCTTTGCCCCCAGTGATTGCCTGACTGCTATTTTCAG GGAGTGCTCCAGAGATCCAACCGAGGTGATTAGGACCCGACTGAGAAGGTtgttaaacacatttcttcagCACCACAGGAACGTTGCAGGAAACGAGGGGACCAACg AGTTGGCAGGTAGGTGCTGCCACCAAGCTGGGATTTGGTATTACCGCATCCTGGAGAAGAACGCCATTCGAGAGAGGAAAAGGCTGGGCATCACTGACATTTCA agCATCTTGAACAATGAACTGTACCAGTGCTGTCTGGTGGCCTGTTGTCTGGAGATGGCCAAATCATCCAACAACCTACCATGTGACTTCCCTCTGCTTCTTCAGATCTTCAGACTGGCACCATACCACTTTAGAAAG GTGATAGAGCCGGTTCTGCAAGTAAGAGACGGCCTGTCTCGTACTGTCTACAGACACCTCGCTCAAATGAATGAGAAAATCCTGGAGAGCTTGGCCTGGACCAGCGACTCACCTCTGTGGGAGGACATCAGAGCCAATGGTGGCCGTCTGCCTACCTGCCAACAG GTGATGCCTCCTAACAGTCTTGAAGACCCGAGCAGGACTGTTTTGCAACCTGATGAAAACCTACCAGGAG TGCCTGCAAACCACGATCAACAGCCTTCAGCTGAAGACAGACCACCAATAGgcatgtctttgtctgtgtttgctcGAAAg GTTTACATGTTGATGAGCTCAAGGCTGAAGGATATTTGTTCCAAACTGGGCCTTTCTGATGAGCTGCGCTTGAAGATCTGGACCTGTTTTGAGCACTCTGTGGTCCACTTCACTGACGTCATGGCAGACCGTCACCTGGACCAACTGTTCATGTGTGCCGTCTACATCATTGCTAAG ATTACCTGTATGGATTTACCCTTCAAACGCATAATTGTGTGCTACATGTCTCTGCCACTTGCCAGCAGAAAt GTCTATAAAGATGTGCTGATTTccggaagaaacacagagaattCTCCAATTGGGAATAACA ACCCCTCTCTGACCCCTCACACACCATCAGCACATTATCCAGCACCACGTCAAGAGGACAGGGGAAACCTCATTAACTTTTACAACCAAGTCTACATGCCAAAGATGAAAGACTTGGCCATGCAGTTTGCCCCACCTCCTGGC GTTAGCACTCCCCCCTTGACCTTACTTCCCCAGCAGTACAGAGCATCTCCTCACAGATACAGACCGTCAAGCAGTCACAACATCTACATTTCACAGTACAACAGAGAAGCGGCTCCCCAACGGGCACCTGGACTCACCTACACCTTCAACTCAGACAACTCTGAG CGTCTGCATCACATCAATAACGTGGTCTCAGGCAGGATCCCCAGCAGGCGGCCACATGTTGCTTCCTCAATGAATGGAGCAGAGGAGGTAGAAGGAGATGATGGTCCTCCTATAAGGAGGCGTCGTTTGGACCGTCCGTCAGCCTTTCACAGGCGACTGAGGGATGTGGTGAATGATCGAGTGGCAGGAAGAGACCAAGGCCAACCACCTGCACTAGAGTAG